A single region of the Solwaraspora sp. WMMD791 genome encodes:
- a CDS encoding DUF2786 domain-containing protein, with protein sequence MGIRNQQRRAAKKKAREHRQRIRQEATAGGTGYPPFGAFAAPTEADRIDDLLRAAAHAMAEDRAEVFDDAVAALVAADDRLVDQVVDAAFTLLLAALWRHGWMPADLLRVVRREHGKRPVGLVAGQLAAQLRGYAAATVAERWHRQLRELEIDVWGTDPVDHRLTAWAGRSNLDRTAALTAAAQALALLSGLPSLEPVAPPPGTVRPGAAGPDRGARPARPDVSSVDERQLGRIRALLAKAESTEFPEEAEALSAKAQELMTRHSIDHALLAAARSGDTAPTPIAVRVGLDAPYEQAKAFLLQQVAEANRCRSVWSGRLGFATVVGFAADCESVELLHTSLLVQATAAMLRNGSQRGRGGQSTTRSFRQSFLEAYAVRIGQRLSTVADDAGRAAATRTGTDLVPVLAARDEQVRQTTEQLFPELGARMISGNNQAGWVAGTAAADQASLGTRAPVTR encoded by the coding sequence GTGGGCATTCGCAACCAGCAGCGTCGCGCGGCCAAGAAGAAGGCCCGCGAGCATCGTCAGCGCATCCGGCAGGAGGCCACCGCTGGCGGCACGGGGTATCCGCCGTTCGGCGCCTTCGCCGCGCCCACCGAGGCGGACCGGATCGACGACCTGCTGCGCGCGGCCGCGCACGCGATGGCCGAGGACCGGGCCGAGGTGTTCGACGACGCCGTCGCGGCGCTGGTCGCCGCCGACGACCGGCTCGTCGACCAGGTGGTGGATGCCGCCTTCACGCTGCTCCTCGCCGCCCTGTGGCGGCACGGCTGGATGCCCGCCGACCTGCTGCGGGTGGTCCGGCGCGAGCACGGCAAACGCCCGGTCGGCCTGGTCGCCGGGCAGCTGGCGGCGCAACTGCGCGGGTACGCGGCGGCGACCGTCGCCGAGCGCTGGCACCGGCAGTTGCGGGAGCTGGAGATCGACGTCTGGGGCACCGACCCGGTCGATCACCGGCTGACCGCCTGGGCCGGTCGGTCCAACCTGGACCGTACGGCGGCCCTGACGGCGGCGGCACAGGCACTCGCCCTGCTCTCGGGCCTGCCGTCGTTGGAGCCGGTCGCCCCACCCCCGGGCACCGTCCGCCCCGGCGCCGCCGGCCCGGACCGTGGAGCACGGCCGGCCAGGCCAGATGTCTCCAGCGTGGACGAACGTCAGCTCGGCCGGATCCGGGCGTTGCTGGCCAAGGCCGAGTCCACCGAGTTCCCGGAGGAGGCCGAGGCGTTGTCGGCCAAGGCCCAGGAACTGATGACCCGGCACAGCATCGACCACGCGCTGCTGGCCGCCGCCCGCTCCGGGGACACCGCGCCGACCCCGATCGCCGTACGGGTCGGCCTCGACGCGCCGTACGAGCAGGCCAAGGCATTCCTGCTGCAGCAGGTCGCGGAGGCGAACCGGTGCCGGTCGGTGTGGTCGGGGCGGCTCGGCTTCGCCACCGTGGTCGGGTTCGCCGCGGACTGCGAGTCGGTGGAGCTGCTGCACACGTCGCTACTGGTCCAGGCGACAGCGGCGATGCTGCGCAACGGGTCGCAGCGGGGGCGGGGTGGGCAGTCGACGACCCGGTCGTTCCGCCAGTCGTTCCTGGAGGCGTACGCGGTCCGGATCGGCCAGCGGCTGAGCACGGTCGCCGACGACGCCGGCCGGGCGGCGGCCACCCGGACCGGCACCGACCTGGTGCCCGTGCTGGCAGCCCGCGACGAGCAGGTCCGACAGACCACCGAGCAGCTCTTCCCGGAGCTGGGTGCGCGGATGATCTCCGGCAACAACCAGGCCGGCTGGGTCGCCGGTACGGCCGCCGCCGACCAGGCCAGCCTGGGCACGCGCGCGCCGGTCACCCGCTGA
- a CDS encoding AAA family ATPase gives METKPTLVVISGPPGAGKTTLAHLLARRIGCPAICRDEIKEGMVHAAGDFVAAPSDELTLRTLPTFFNVLRLLLTAGVTTVAEAAFQDRLWRPGLQPLIGIADIRVVHCRVAAQTAFDRVQRRQNENATRRAHADAYLGDHQTHAVGHHGFQPVRLGVPEIEVDASDGYRPGLDEIGAFVNAGR, from the coding sequence GTGGAAACAAAGCCGACCCTTGTCGTCATCAGCGGACCACCGGGGGCTGGCAAGACGACGCTTGCCCACCTGCTCGCCCGGCGGATCGGCTGCCCGGCGATCTGCCGGGACGAGATCAAGGAGGGCATGGTCCATGCGGCCGGCGACTTCGTCGCCGCACCGAGCGACGAGCTGACCCTTCGGACCCTGCCCACTTTCTTCAACGTGCTGCGACTGCTGCTGACCGCAGGGGTCACCACGGTCGCCGAGGCAGCTTTCCAGGACCGCCTGTGGCGCCCGGGCCTGCAGCCATTGATCGGGATCGCCGACATTCGGGTGGTGCACTGTCGGGTCGCCGCGCAGACGGCCTTCGACCGCGTCCAGCGACGGCAGAACGAGAACGCAACCCGGCGTGCCCACGCCGATGCGTACCTCGGTGACCATCAGACCCATGCCGTCGGCCACCACGGCTTCCAGCCGGTCCGACTCGGCGTACCCGAGATCGAGGTGGACGCCAGCGACGGCTATCGTCCTGGGCTCGACGAGATCGGCGCTTTCGTGAACGCCGGACGATGA
- the nucS gene encoding endonuclease NucS, whose amino-acid sequence MRLVIARCAVDYVGRLSAHLPPATRLLMVKADGSVSIHADDRAYKPLNWMSPPCRLTESPGVWRVVNKAGEELRITIEEIIHDTSYDLGVDPGLRKDGVEAHLQELLAANPTTFGDGFTLVRREYMTAIGPVDLLCRDGAATVAIEVKRRGEIDGVEQLTRYLELLNRDPLLAPVAGIFAAQEIKPQARVLAEDRGIRCVVVDYDKLRGIERDELTLF is encoded by the coding sequence GTGCGGCTGGTGATTGCGCGGTGTGCGGTGGACTACGTCGGTCGACTCTCGGCGCATCTGCCGCCGGCGACCCGACTGCTGATGGTCAAGGCGGACGGGTCCGTGTCGATCCACGCCGACGACCGGGCCTACAAGCCGTTGAACTGGATGAGCCCGCCGTGCCGGCTGACCGAGTCGCCCGGGGTCTGGCGGGTGGTGAACAAGGCCGGCGAGGAGCTGCGGATCACCATCGAGGAGATCATTCACGACACCTCGTACGATCTCGGTGTCGACCCGGGGTTGCGCAAGGACGGTGTGGAGGCCCACCTGCAGGAGCTGCTGGCGGCCAACCCGACCACCTTCGGGGACGGGTTCACCCTGGTCCGACGGGAGTACATGACCGCGATCGGCCCGGTCGACCTGCTCTGCCGCGACGGTGCCGCCACCGTCGCGATCGAGGTCAAGCGGCGGGGCGAGATCGACGGGGTCGAGCAGCTCACCCGCTACCTGGAGCTGCTCAACCGGGATCCGTTGCTCGCCCCGGTGGCCGGCATCTTCGCCGCTCAGGAGATCAAGCCCCAGGCCCGGGTCCTCGCCGAGGACCGGGGCATCCGCTGCGTGGTCGTCGACTACGACAAGCTGCGGGGCATCGAACGTGACGAGCTGACCCTGTTCTGA
- a CDS encoding GntR family transcriptional regulator, producing MFDDRSPIYQQIADKIKNDILSGALQEGEQVMSTNQYASYYRINPATAAKGFHQLIDEGVLFKKRGIGMFVSPNARETLRGQRRDRFFAEVVDPMLAEARIIGIPLADVVARIQQAAEGEQQ from the coding sequence GTGTTCGATGATCGAAGTCCGATCTATCAGCAGATAGCCGACAAGATCAAAAACGACATCCTGAGCGGGGCGCTGCAGGAGGGCGAGCAGGTCATGTCCACCAACCAGTACGCCAGCTACTACCGGATCAACCCCGCCACCGCCGCCAAGGGCTTCCACCAGCTCATCGACGAAGGTGTGCTGTTCAAGAAGCGCGGCATCGGCATGTTCGTCAGCCCCAACGCCCGCGAGACCCTGCGCGGCCAGCGCCGCGACCGGTTCTTCGCCGAGGTCGTCGACCCGATGCTCGCCGAGGCCCGGATCATCGGCATCCCGCTCGCCGACGTCGTCGCCCGTATCCAGCAAGCAGCAGAAGGAGAGCAGCAGTGA
- a CDS encoding ABC transporter ATP-binding protein, producing the protein MTGLGISTSGLTIRYGDTVAVDSLDLTLAPDKIYGLLGRNGSGKTSLLAVLAAFRQATSGIVQVGDADPYENAAIMSQIAFVRDRVDAQDTDRVGCILDLAATLRPNWDAAYAERLIERFDLPLRKRLNGLSRGMKSALSVTLGLAARAPLTIFDEAYLGLDAPSRYAFYDEVLADYVAHPRTIVLSTHLIEEVGALFEEVVILHRGRLVAHEETETLRARGTTVTGPAAAVDTFVAGRTVLGSQQLGGTRSTTVFGTLDDTDRTAARAAGLELGPIGLQDLFVHLTADTAGTTDRTAAGATDTKKEARR; encoded by the coding sequence GTGACCGGCCTCGGTATCTCCACCAGCGGGCTCACCATCCGCTACGGCGATACCGTCGCCGTCGACTCGCTCGACCTCACCCTCGCCCCCGACAAGATCTACGGACTGCTCGGGCGCAACGGCTCCGGAAAGACCAGCCTGCTCGCCGTACTGGCCGCCTTCCGGCAGGCGACCAGCGGCATCGTGCAGGTCGGCGACGCCGACCCGTACGAGAACGCGGCGATCATGTCGCAGATCGCGTTCGTCCGGGACCGGGTCGACGCCCAGGACACCGACCGCGTTGGCTGCATCCTGGACCTCGCCGCGACGTTGCGCCCCAACTGGGACGCCGCCTACGCCGAACGCCTGATCGAGCGCTTCGACCTGCCGCTGCGCAAGCGGCTCAACGGACTGAGCCGGGGCATGAAGTCCGCGCTCAGCGTCACCCTCGGGCTGGCCGCGCGGGCACCACTGACCATTTTCGACGAGGCCTACCTCGGCCTCGACGCCCCCAGCCGGTACGCCTTCTACGACGAGGTACTGGCCGACTACGTCGCCCACCCGCGCACCATCGTGCTCTCCACCCACCTCATCGAGGAGGTCGGCGCGCTGTTCGAGGAGGTGGTGATCCTGCACCGGGGCCGGCTGGTCGCCCACGAGGAGACCGAGACGCTGCGGGCCCGGGGGACCACGGTGACCGGCCCGGCCGCCGCCGTCGACACGTTCGTCGCCGGGCGCACCGTGCTCGGCAGCCAGCAGCTCGGCGGCACCCGCTCCACCACCGTCTTCGGCACCCTCGACGACACCGACCGGACGGCCGCCCGCGCCGCCGGCCTTGAGCTCGGCCCGATCGGGCTGCAGGACCTGTTCGTACACCTCACGGCCGATACCGCCGGCACCACCGACCGCACGGCCGCCGGCGCCACAGACACCAAGAAGGAGGCGCGGCGATGA
- a CDS encoding DUF4126 domain-containing protein → MFELLTGTGLAASAGLNAYIPLLTVGLLARYTSLITPPDGWQWISNGWVLAILAGLLAVELVADKVPVVDHVNDVVQTVVRPTAGGLAFGAGSSSETVTVSDPGEFFTSNQWIPVVVGVLIALGVHTLKATARPVINTATAGVGAPVASTAEDVTSVVMSVVAILLPVLVLVFLVVLVIGGPLLIRRAVHRRRERRAARAAGYRV, encoded by the coding sequence GTGTTCGAACTGCTGACCGGGACCGGGCTGGCGGCGTCCGCCGGGCTCAACGCGTACATCCCGCTGCTGACCGTGGGGCTGCTGGCCCGCTACACCAGCCTGATCACGCCGCCCGACGGGTGGCAGTGGATCAGCAACGGCTGGGTGCTGGCCATCCTCGCCGGGCTGCTCGCCGTCGAACTGGTCGCCGACAAGGTGCCGGTGGTCGACCACGTCAACGACGTGGTGCAGACAGTGGTGCGGCCGACCGCGGGCGGACTGGCGTTCGGCGCGGGCTCGTCGTCGGAGACCGTGACGGTCAGCGATCCCGGCGAGTTCTTCACCTCGAACCAGTGGATTCCGGTGGTGGTCGGGGTGCTGATCGCGCTCGGCGTGCACACCCTCAAGGCCACCGCCCGCCCGGTGATCAACACAGCGACCGCCGGGGTCGGCGCTCCGGTGGCGAGCACCGCCGAGGACGTCACCAGCGTGGTGATGTCGGTGGTGGCCATCCTGTTGCCGGTGCTGGTCCTGGTATTCCTGGTCGTGCTGGTGATCGGTGGGCCGCTGCTGATCCGTCGGGCCGTACACCGCCGCCGGGAACGCAGGGCCGCCCGCGCCGCCGGGTACCGGGTCTGA
- a CDS encoding ABC transporter permease, translating to MTALRRLTVMEAKLLLRDPAAVVMALVFPMLLIIVLGAVMPGFRTPVPELDGLRPIDLYLPVVVALSVATVALNSLPTTVAAYRERGVLRRMATTPVRPGKLLGAQLIVAVAATTVAIGLAVAAAAVGFRVPLPARPASFAVVFLLGAAATFAIGLLVAALVPTSRSANAVSMLLYFPMLFFAGVWTPGPLMPETIRRIADVTPLGALSQSMQATWTGGPVRPLHLLVLVGYLVGAGVLAARLFRWR from the coding sequence ATGACCGCGCTGCGGCGACTCACCGTGATGGAGGCCAAGCTGCTGCTGCGGGATCCGGCGGCGGTGGTGATGGCGCTGGTCTTCCCGATGCTGCTGATCATCGTGCTGGGCGCGGTGATGCCGGGCTTCCGTACCCCGGTCCCGGAGCTCGACGGGCTGCGCCCGATCGACCTCTACCTGCCGGTGGTCGTCGCCCTGTCGGTGGCCACCGTCGCGCTCAACTCGCTGCCCACCACGGTGGCCGCCTACCGGGAGCGCGGAGTGCTGCGCCGGATGGCGACCACCCCGGTGCGTCCGGGGAAGCTGCTCGGCGCGCAGTTGATCGTCGCGGTGGCCGCCACCACGGTCGCGATCGGCCTGGCGGTCGCGGCGGCCGCGGTCGGGTTCCGGGTGCCGCTGCCGGCCCGGCCGGCCAGCTTCGCAGTGGTCTTCCTGCTCGGTGCGGCGGCCACCTTCGCCATCGGCCTGCTGGTCGCCGCCCTGGTGCCGACGAGCAGATCGGCGAACGCGGTCAGCATGCTGCTGTACTTCCCGATGCTGTTCTTCGCCGGGGTGTGGACGCCGGGGCCGCTGATGCCCGAGACGATCCGCCGGATCGCCGACGTCACGCCGCTCGGCGCGCTCAGCCAGAGCATGCAGGCCACCTGGACGGGCGGCCCGGTGCGGCCACTGCACCTGCTGGTGCTGGTCGGCTACCTGGTCGGCGCGGGAGTGCTGGCCGCCCGCTTGTTCCGGTGGAGGTGA
- a CDS encoding DivIVA domain-containing protein: protein MRELWRRWQVRRQRRTMATTPPASWPAGSATGVYRAPGNPAGHNQRGSAYRPIRPWQVRSHRFPTVPRRGGGRGLDPGEVAAFLDRVAHDLGIVYAELERTWEQNDRIKDALRRWQSAQATPTRHGVYQAGVRR from the coding sequence ATGCGTGAACTGTGGCGCCGGTGGCAGGTCCGCCGGCAACGACGCACCATGGCGACCACACCACCGGCCAGCTGGCCCGCTGGCAGCGCCACCGGCGTCTACCGGGCACCCGGCAACCCCGCCGGCCACAATCAGCGCGGGTCGGCGTACCGGCCGATCCGGCCCTGGCAGGTCCGCAGCCACCGCTTCCCGACGGTCCCCCGGCGCGGCGGCGGCCGGGGCCTCGACCCCGGCGAGGTCGCCGCGTTCCTCGACCGCGTCGCCCACGACCTTGGCATCGTGTACGCCGAGCTCGAACGCACCTGGGAGCAGAACGACCGGATCAAGGATGCGTTGCGCCGCTGGCAGTCCGCCCAGGCAACGCCCACGCGGCACGGCGTCTACCAGGCCGGCGTGCGCCGGTGA
- a CDS encoding type II toxin-antitoxin system RelE/ParE family toxin, which translates to MSDDAYRLSVAPAARRALTEGPPAGLPLAVAAAVGQFLTGLLLERPYVVGKPLTRELTGYHSARRGAYRVVYRIDEGKRTVHVTRIDHRADVYRS; encoded by the coding sequence GTGAGCGACGACGCGTACCGACTTTCCGTGGCACCCGCTGCCCGGCGGGCCCTGACCGAGGGGCCACCTGCCGGCCTGCCACTGGCCGTCGCGGCAGCCGTCGGTCAGTTCCTCACCGGCCTGCTCCTGGAAAGGCCGTACGTGGTCGGCAAGCCGTTGACCCGCGAGCTGACCGGCTATCACTCGGCACGACGCGGCGCCTATCGGGTGGTCTATCGGATCGACGAGGGCAAGCGAACAGTGCATGTCACCCGCATCGACCACCGAGCGGATGTCTACCGCTCGTAG
- a CDS encoding ABC transporter permease: MGLRQGKLEIRQFMRSRESVVFTMAFPVIMILIFASIFTGEITDGVRFTQYFITGMIATGLMTVGFQSLAIQIPIERDRGVLKRLRGTPMPKWVYFAGKVIMVAVIGFAETVLLLAVATLLFDLQLPDTATKWFTLGWVSVLGITACTLCGIAFSSLARSGRSASAVATPVSLILQFTSGVFFVFTALPGWMQQIAALFPLKWMCQGLRSVFLPEAFGTQEPGGSFELGRVALVLGIWCVIGLVLCLTTFRWTTKRDG, translated from the coding sequence CTGGGGCTGCGCCAGGGCAAGCTGGAGATCCGGCAGTTCATGCGCAGCCGCGAGTCGGTCGTCTTCACGATGGCCTTCCCGGTCATCATGATCCTGATCTTCGCGTCGATCTTCACCGGCGAGATCACCGACGGCGTACGGTTCACCCAGTACTTCATCACCGGCATGATCGCCACCGGGCTGATGACCGTCGGCTTCCAGAGCCTGGCCATCCAGATCCCCATCGAGCGCGACCGGGGCGTGCTCAAGCGGCTGCGCGGCACCCCGATGCCGAAATGGGTCTACTTCGCCGGCAAGGTCATCATGGTGGCGGTGATCGGATTCGCTGAAACGGTGCTCCTACTGGCCGTCGCGACGCTGCTGTTCGACCTGCAGCTACCGGACACGGCGACGAAGTGGTTCACCCTGGGCTGGGTGTCGGTGCTCGGCATCACCGCCTGCACGCTCTGCGGCATCGCCTTCTCGTCGCTGGCCCGCAGCGGGCGCAGCGCGTCGGCGGTGGCCACCCCGGTCTCGCTGATCCTGCAGTTCACCTCCGGCGTCTTCTTCGTCTTCACCGCCCTGCCCGGCTGGATGCAGCAGATCGCCGCGCTGTTCCCGCTCAAGTGGATGTGCCAGGGGCTGCGCTCGGTCTTCCTGCCGGAGGCGTTCGGCACCCAGGAGCCGGGCGGCTCGTTCGAGCTCGGCAGGGTCGCGCTGGTGCTCGGCATCTGGTGCGTCATCGGCCTGGTGCTCTGCCTGACCACGTTCCGCTGGACCACCAAACGCGACGGCTGA
- a CDS encoding ABC transporter ATP-binding protein — translation MSDKAADLPAIEVRGLRKTYGGSAAVDGVDLSVQRGEVFALLGPNGAGKTTTVEILEGYRRRDAGEVRVLGVDPDPGTPQWRSRIGIVLQGTGEFDELTVGEVVEHFAAFYPAPDDPATVIDRVGLSAKAKARTHTLSGGQKRRLDVALGIVGRPELLFLDEPTTGFDPEARREFWELIRALAAGGTTILLTTHYLDEAEALADRVGVIAAGRLVEVAPPAELGGRRDALATVSWRTADGTTRHEESATPTALIADLAARFDGEVPGLTVTRPTLEDVYLRMIGHK, via the coding sequence ATGAGCGACAAGGCAGCGGACCTGCCGGCCATCGAGGTGCGCGGACTACGCAAGACGTACGGTGGATCGGCGGCGGTGGACGGAGTCGACCTCAGCGTCCAGCGCGGCGAGGTCTTCGCCCTGCTCGGCCCGAACGGCGCCGGCAAGACCACCACCGTGGAGATCCTGGAGGGCTACCGCCGCCGCGACGCCGGCGAGGTCCGGGTGCTCGGCGTCGACCCCGACCCCGGTACGCCGCAGTGGCGCTCCCGCATCGGCATCGTGCTGCAGGGCACCGGCGAGTTCGACGAACTGACCGTCGGCGAGGTCGTCGAACACTTCGCCGCCTTCTATCCGGCGCCGGACGACCCGGCGACGGTGATCGACCGGGTCGGCCTGTCCGCCAAGGCGAAGGCCCGCACCCACACCCTCTCCGGCGGGCAGAAGCGCCGCCTCGACGTGGCACTCGGCATCGTCGGTCGCCCCGAGCTGCTCTTCCTCGACGAGCCGACCACCGGCTTCGACCCGGAGGCGCGACGCGAATTCTGGGAGCTGATCCGGGCACTCGCCGCCGGCGGCACCACGATCCTGCTGACCACCCACTACCTCGACGAGGCGGAAGCCCTCGCCGACCGGGTCGGGGTGATCGCCGCCGGCCGGCTCGTCGAGGTGGCACCGCCGGCCGAGCTGGGCGGCCGGCGCGATGCCCTGGCCACCGTCTCCTGGCGTACCGCCGACGGGACCACGCGGCACGAGGAGAGCGCGACGCCGACGGCGCTGATCGCCGACCTGGCCGCGCGCTTCGACGGCGAGGTCCCCGGCCTGACCGTCACCCGCCCCACCCTGGAAGACGTGTACCTGCGGATGATTGGACACAAGTGA
- a CDS encoding winged helix-turn-helix domain-containing protein, with protein MPKQQYQVLADELRAKIESGEWPPGTKLPSRSQLCREYDVSDTVVGKAMMILRATGLTETLEGVGVFVAEPK; from the coding sequence ATGCCCAAGCAGCAGTACCAAGTTCTTGCCGACGAGCTACGAGCGAAGATCGAGTCTGGCGAGTGGCCACCGGGCACAAAGCTGCCCAGCCGCTCACAGCTCTGCCGCGAGTACGACGTCTCGGACACCGTCGTCGGCAAGGCGATGATGATCCTCCGCGCCACCGGGCTGACCGAGACCCTCGAAGGAGTCGGAGTGTTCGTGGCCGAACCAAAGTGA
- a CDS encoding ABC transporter ATP-binding protein, whose product MPVIEVEHLHKRYGDLVAVDDVSFTVDEGEIFGILGRNGAGKTTTVECALGLRRPDRGTVRVLGMDPQRDGAALRHRLGAQLQESQLPERLKVWEALELYSSFYRSPADWRELLDLLGLSSRHDTRFGQLSGGQKQRLSVALALVGNPQVAFLDELTTGLDPAARRDTWSLIESVRNQGVTLVLVTHLMEEAERLCDRVAVIDAGRVVAVDTPAGLAASVEAGQRIRFVVDRPIDPALLAGLPQVTAVTVDGREVVVDGTADLLLAVVAALSRHDVTPRELRMQQATLDDAFLVLTGGHR is encoded by the coding sequence ATGCCCGTCATCGAGGTCGAACACCTGCACAAACGGTACGGCGACCTGGTCGCGGTGGACGACGTGTCGTTCACCGTCGACGAAGGGGAGATCTTCGGCATCCTGGGCCGCAACGGTGCCGGCAAGACCACCACCGTGGAGTGCGCGCTCGGGCTGCGCCGGCCGGACCGGGGCACCGTACGGGTGCTCGGGATGGACCCGCAGCGCGACGGCGCGGCACTGCGCCACCGCCTCGGCGCCCAGTTGCAGGAGAGCCAGCTGCCGGAGCGGTTGAAGGTATGGGAGGCGTTGGAGCTCTACAGCTCCTTCTACCGCTCGCCGGCCGACTGGCGCGAGCTGCTCGACCTGCTCGGCCTGTCGTCGCGACACGACACCCGGTTCGGCCAACTCTCCGGCGGGCAGAAGCAGCGGCTGTCGGTCGCGCTGGCCCTGGTCGGCAACCCTCAGGTGGCGTTCCTCGACGAGTTGACCACCGGGCTGGACCCGGCGGCCCGCCGGGACACCTGGTCGCTGATCGAGTCGGTCCGCAACCAGGGCGTCACCCTCGTGCTGGTCACCCACCTGATGGAGGAGGCGGAGCGGCTCTGTGACCGGGTCGCGGTGATCGACGCCGGCCGGGTGGTCGCCGTCGACACCCCGGCCGGGCTGGCCGCCAGCGTCGAAGCCGGGCAGCGGATCCGGTTCGTCGTGGACCGACCGATCGACCCGGCGCTGCTGGCCGGGCTGCCGCAGGTCACGGCGGTCACCGTCGACGGGCGCGAGGTCGTCGTCGACGGTACGGCGGACCTGCTGCTCGCGGTGGTGGCGGCGTTGTCGCGCCACGACGTGACCCCACGCGAACTGCGGATGCAGCAGGCCACCCTGGACGACGCGTTCCTGGTACTCACCGGAGGCCACCGATGA
- a CDS encoding polysaccharide deacetylase family protein, which produces MGSRSAALAAATAVAVVGLGAIAVGLVTTGDGAAAEDPAVAGTVGPAPSTGGPGDDTGTPVPPTAAPSAPPGPAEQPGATRPGTRPPVVDHGPRTGNLVALTFDADMTEGMRYSLRSGEVRSYANLAIVELLEREQVPATFFLTGMWVEEYPDLTRRLAANPRFELANHTYDHAAFTADCYGLPQVPANAMTADVAKTFDVIAPYGGRQTRYFRFPGLCHDGAALAALAPLGLTVVDGDVISGDPFATAWQPIVDAVLSGVRPGSVVVLHVTEANAAMTDEALPHILAGLRDRGLTPATLSEVLAG; this is translated from the coding sequence GTGGGTTCACGTTCGGCGGCACTGGCGGCGGCGACGGCGGTCGCCGTCGTCGGCCTCGGCGCGATCGCCGTCGGCCTGGTCACCACCGGAGACGGCGCGGCCGCCGAGGACCCGGCGGTCGCCGGCACCGTCGGCCCGGCACCGTCGACGGGTGGTCCGGGCGACGACACCGGTACGCCGGTCCCGCCGACAGCCGCACCGTCCGCCCCGCCCGGCCCGGCCGAGCAGCCCGGTGCGACCCGGCCCGGGACCCGCCCACCCGTGGTCGATCACGGACCGCGCACCGGCAACCTGGTCGCGTTGACCTTCGACGCGGACATGACCGAGGGAATGCGATACAGCCTGCGCAGCGGCGAGGTCCGCTCGTACGCGAACCTGGCCATCGTCGAGCTGCTGGAACGCGAGCAGGTGCCGGCGACCTTCTTCCTCACCGGCATGTGGGTCGAGGAGTACCCGGATCTGACCCGCCGGCTGGCCGCCAACCCCCGGTTCGAGCTGGCCAACCACACGTACGACCACGCGGCGTTCACCGCCGACTGTTACGGCCTGCCGCAGGTGCCGGCGAACGCGATGACCGCCGACGTGGCGAAGACCTTCGACGTGATCGCACCGTACGGCGGCCGGCAGACCCGCTACTTCCGGTTCCCCGGGCTGTGCCACGACGGGGCGGCGCTGGCCGCGCTCGCCCCGCTCGGGCTGACCGTGGTCGACGGCGACGTGATCAGTGGCGACCCGTTCGCCACCGCCTGGCAACCGATCGTCGACGCGGTGCTGTCCGGCGTACGGCCAGGCTCGGTGGTGGTGCTGCATGTCACCGAGGCCAACGCCGCGATGACCGACGAGGCGTTGCCGCACATCCTGGCCGGGTTGCGGGACCGGGGGCTGACCCCGGCCACCCTGTCGGAGGTGCTGGCCGGATAG
- a CDS encoding GNAT family N-acetyltransferase, with protein MTRPTPAADSSGGPALTVRTATAADVGPLAELLAQSSVVDPVVAWLINDHALRYLTMHQFFTAELEFAVRHGIVDVVGHCDGVAIWYPHPADRLLGAEHQRRRLRSCGDRHGPYAHYTFAAGRLEPTGRHHHLAFLAAAPWLRRQGIGSTLLAAHHARLDRIGMPAVVEASSQRQRAFYERHGYRVVRAAHLPAGGPPLWAMRRSGNPVDQPPLAAALRVG; from the coding sequence GTGACCAGGCCGACGCCAGCGGCCGACAGCAGTGGCGGTCCGGCGCTGACCGTACGGACCGCCACCGCTGCCGACGTCGGGCCGTTGGCGGAGTTGCTGGCGCAGTCGAGTGTGGTGGATCCGGTGGTGGCATGGCTGATCAATGATCACGCGCTGCGGTATCTGACGATGCATCAGTTCTTCACCGCCGAGCTGGAGTTCGCCGTGCGGCACGGAATCGTCGATGTGGTCGGGCACTGCGACGGGGTCGCTATCTGGTATCCGCACCCGGCGGACCGGCTCCTCGGAGCGGAGCATCAGCGGCGCAGGTTGCGGTCCTGCGGTGACCGGCACGGACCGTACGCGCACTACACCTTTGCTGCCGGCCGCCTGGAGCCGACCGGCCGACACCACCACCTGGCGTTCCTGGCGGCAGCGCCCTGGCTACGTCGCCAGGGTATCGGGTCGACGCTGCTCGCCGCGCATCATGCCCGGCTGGACCGGATCGGGATGCCGGCCGTGGTCGAGGCCAGCAGCCAACGGCAGCGGGCGTTCTACGAACGCCACGGCTACCGCGTCGTCCGGGCTGCACACCTCCCGGCGGGCGGGCCACCGCTGTGGGCGATGCGCCGCTCCGGCAACCCGGTCGACCAGCCACCCCTGGCCGCGGCACTGCGCGTCGGCTGA